One Devosia lacusdianchii genomic window carries:
- a CDS encoding FUSC family protein translates to MEELSRVDPDEDPYLALRTALAVAICLLLGEPLGITQPMLPMVMAMSIMSNQRGALSVRTFATPVILPVLAIVTSWIAALTVNEPLIFVVVNVGLAIAGLALMLFRGSRVGMMLTIFPLMMAMSALYSDYALVAIRDSMVMGGLALGISVVALNILFPPQTSRVHIEMVTPLATDRPMTALLIRVAVYVPVLMFVYASGDMNMMIIPIMLLFVVAEPDHGSRMNQVVDRGGGTLVGAFIAAAVLAIYSLVPQMLVMVLLLASVTYWLIDKMTTGARRPLLYQYICSTALVMVLSATQGGRDALEVVLQRVVMTSSTMIGGIILLALLEAIFLPRQEDSPVLAA, encoded by the coding sequence ATGGAAGAGCTATCGCGCGTCGACCCCGACGAGGATCCCTATCTGGCGCTGCGCACAGCGTTGGCCGTCGCGATCTGCCTGCTATTGGGCGAGCCGCTGGGCATTACCCAGCCCATGCTGCCCATGGTGATGGCGATGAGCATCATGTCGAACCAGCGTGGCGCGCTCTCGGTGCGCACCTTCGCCACGCCGGTCATTCTGCCCGTCCTGGCGATCGTGACGAGCTGGATCGCAGCGTTAACGGTCAACGAGCCGCTGATCTTCGTGGTCGTCAATGTCGGGCTGGCCATAGCCGGGCTGGCGCTGATGCTGTTTCGCGGTTCGCGCGTGGGAATGATGCTGACCATATTCCCGCTGATGATGGCGATGTCGGCCCTCTACAGCGACTATGCCCTGGTGGCGATCCGCGACAGCATGGTGATGGGCGGCCTGGCGCTGGGCATTTCGGTCGTGGCGCTCAACATCCTGTTCCCGCCTCAGACCAGCCGTGTGCATATCGAAATGGTCACGCCGCTTGCAACCGATCGGCCGATGACGGCGCTGCTGATCCGCGTCGCCGTCTATGTTCCGGTGCTGATGTTCGTTTACGCCTCGGGCGACATGAACATGATGATCATCCCGATCATGCTGCTGTTCGTGGTTGCCGAGCCAGACCACGGCTCGCGCATGAACCAGGTGGTGGATCGTGGCGGCGGGACGCTGGTTGGCGCCTTCATCGCGGCGGCGGTTCTGGCCATCTATAGCCTCGTGCCGCAGATGCTGGTCATGGTGTTGCTGCTGGCCAGCGTGACCTATTGGCTGATCGACAAGATGACCACTGGCGCACGGCGGCCGCTGCTCTATCAATACATCTGCTCGACAGCGCTGGTCATGGTGCTGTCGGCCACGCAGGGCGGGCGCGACGCGCTCGAAGTGGTGCTGCAGCGCGTCGTCATGACGTCGAGCACCATGATCGGTGGGATCATCCTGCTGGCCCTGCTCGAAGCTATCTTCCTGCCGCGGCAGGAAGATAGCCCGGTGCTGGCTGCCTAG
- a CDS encoding HlyD family secretion protein, whose product MAQVKAMIAAKDGTTAQSNASALESNMTVLDSAATALESNVAVLERVEAAPQAPAPEPALLEPTAATEPVADAAKPNPSRRRAGRIALLMLVGLGAAIAWYPLSDHHAPYSGGASIIADVTQISARVPGQVAKVSISDNAAVKAGDTLFQIDPTTYEMDVEQAQAQLAQVLNSAGSSFAAIPAAEAKLQQAQIALNTANDDLDRAQQLFDKGLVPPAKLSLAESNQQSSALNVRAASAEVDRLRMAAGAEGEDNPNVRAARAAVAKAEFALASTTIVAPTDGYVSNLSLTEGQFVGAGTAAMTFINPASQMVIADFRENQLINVEPGDKAIVTFEAAPGRQFPATVESIAWGISSGRVSANGLSQPTTDTRWFPPARKIPVRVVLDDFESLPANVRLGSEAGVLVIPEDGIIPAIAQTMLGIGGILAGFN is encoded by the coding sequence ATGGCACAGGTCAAGGCAATGATAGCCGCGAAAGACGGGACGACGGCCCAGAGCAACGCGAGCGCGCTCGAGAGCAACATGACCGTACTGGACAGCGCCGCAACCGCACTTGAGAGCAATGTGGCCGTGCTTGAGCGCGTCGAGGCTGCACCGCAGGCGCCGGCGCCAGAACCGGCCTTGCTTGAACCCACGGCCGCAACTGAACCGGTCGCCGATGCGGCAAAGCCAAATCCCAGCCGCCGGCGGGCCGGCAGGATTGCCTTGCTGATGCTGGTGGGCCTCGGCGCCGCCATCGCCTGGTACCCACTGTCGGACCACCACGCGCCCTATTCCGGCGGCGCGTCCATCATCGCCGATGTGACGCAGATTTCAGCCCGCGTACCCGGTCAGGTGGCGAAGGTTTCCATCTCGGACAATGCCGCGGTGAAGGCGGGGGATACGCTGTTCCAGATCGATCCAACCACCTATGAGATGGATGTAGAGCAGGCCCAGGCGCAATTGGCGCAGGTACTGAACTCTGCCGGATCGAGCTTTGCCGCTATTCCGGCTGCCGAGGCCAAGCTGCAGCAGGCACAGATCGCGCTCAACACCGCCAATGACGATCTGGACCGTGCTCAGCAATTGTTCGACAAGGGTCTGGTCCCTCCGGCAAAACTCAGCCTCGCCGAATCCAATCAGCAGTCATCGGCGCTCAATGTGCGAGCGGCTAGCGCCGAAGTCGATCGGCTGCGCATGGCGGCTGGCGCTGAGGGCGAGGACAATCCCAATGTCCGCGCTGCGCGGGCGGCCGTAGCCAAGGCCGAGTTTGCGCTGGCCAGCACGACCATCGTCGCGCCGACCGATGGCTATGTGTCCAACCTGTCGCTGACCGAGGGCCAGTTCGTCGGTGCGGGCACCGCCGCCATGACCTTCATCAACCCGGCCTCGCAGATGGTGATTGCCGATTTCCGCGAGAACCAGTTGATCAATGTCGAGCCAGGCGACAAGGCCATCGTGACCTTCGAGGCGGCACCGGGTCGGCAATTTCCGGCGACGGTGGAGAGCATTGCCTGGGGCATCAGCAGCGGCCGCGTCAGCGCCAACGGCCTGTCGCAGCCGACCACGGACACGCGCTGGTTCCCACCGGCCCGCAAGATCCCGGTGCGCGTGGTCCTCGATGACTTCGAGAGCCTGCCCGCCAATGTTCGACTCGGCTCGGAAGCCGGCGTGCTGGTTATCCCCGAAGACGGGATCATCCCCGCAATTGCCCAGACCATGCTCGGCATTGGCGGCATCCTGGCCGGTTTCAACTAG
- a CDS encoding MarR family winged helix-turn-helix transcriptional regulator → MTPGLDELIRDLSSEVGQLYRWVAEQAGLNQTDLFALYFIRSAEGSATPKRLGEHLGLTSGATAILLNRLEARELIRRTPHPTDRRGVLLSLGPAAAKHEFLSLRQRLIGLNADIIAELSPDEAAIVRRFISRMLSNTRDSLRQFRVNGFVAAAEDEDAKQ, encoded by the coding sequence ATGACCCCAGGGCTCGACGAACTGATCCGTGATCTCTCGTCCGAAGTCGGCCAACTCTATCGCTGGGTTGCCGAACAGGCCGGCCTCAACCAGACTGACCTGTTCGCACTCTATTTCATCCGCAGTGCTGAAGGGTCGGCCACGCCCAAGCGCCTGGGCGAGCATTTGGGCCTGACCAGCGGTGCAACCGCCATCCTGCTCAACCGGCTGGAAGCGCGCGAATTGATCCGGCGCACCCCCCATCCGACCGATCGGCGCGGCGTGCTGCTTTCGCTCGGGCCGGCGGCGGCCAAGCACGAATTTCTCAGCTTGCGGCAACGGCTGATCGGGCTCAACGCCGATATCATTGCCGAGCTATCACCTGACGAGGCCGCCATCGTGCGGCGCTTCATCAGCCGCATGCTGTCCAATACCAGGGATTCCCTGCGCCAATTCCGCGTTAACGGCTTCGTCGCGGCTGCCGAGGATGAGGATGCAAAGCAATGA
- the deoA gene encoding thymidine phosphorylase, translated as MLPQEIIARKRDGLPLSSADISSFISGFAEGTVSPVQAAAFAMAVYFRDMTMPERVALTVAMRDSGTVLDWSDLDGPVADKHSTGGVGDNVSLMLAPILAAVGIYVPMISGRGLGHTGGTLDKFDAIPGYTTSPDNALFRKVVKEAGCAIIGQTADLAPADKTLYAIRDVTATVESIPLITASILSKKLAAGLGALILDVKTGSGAFMPTLEKSRDLARSLVDVANGAGLPTSALITDMNEPLASAAGNGLEVRNAVDFLTGKHQDARLREVTLALCAEIAAMTGIAPSVPAARKLVDGALDSGRATEHFSKMVSALGGPTDFVTQMDKHLTPAPIVRDVFAPGQGTITVIDTRGVGMAVVALGGGRTMPTDAIDHTVGFDRLAGLGAKVDARTPIARIHARDEASAADAEARLKSAYRLGDSAPLFPLIADRVMPTQ; from the coding sequence ATGCTCCCCCAGGAAATCATCGCCCGCAAACGCGATGGCCTGCCGCTTTCGTCGGCTGACATTTCAAGCTTCATTTCCGGTTTCGCCGAGGGCACCGTTTCCCCGGTCCAGGCCGCCGCCTTTGCCATGGCGGTGTACTTCCGCGATATGACCATGCCCGAGCGTGTGGCGCTGACTGTGGCCATGCGCGATAGCGGCACCGTGCTCGACTGGTCCGACCTCGATGGCCCGGTGGCCGACAAGCACTCAACCGGCGGCGTCGGCGACAATGTCAGCCTGATGCTGGCCCCGATCCTCGCCGCGGTGGGCATCTACGTGCCGATGATTTCAGGTCGCGGGCTTGGCCATACCGGCGGCACGCTCGACAAGTTCGATGCCATTCCCGGCTACACGACGAGCCCCGACAACGCTTTGTTTCGCAAGGTGGTGAAGGAGGCCGGCTGCGCCATTATCGGCCAGACCGCTGACCTCGCCCCCGCCGACAAGACGCTCTATGCCATCCGCGACGTCACCGCGACGGTGGAGTCCATCCCGCTGATCACGGCATCGATCCTGTCCAAGAAACTTGCGGCAGGGCTCGGCGCACTTATCCTTGACGTCAAGACCGGCTCGGGCGCCTTCATGCCGACGCTGGAAAAGTCGCGCGATCTGGCCCGAAGCCTGGTTGACGTTGCCAACGGCGCGGGCCTGCCGACCAGCGCCCTCATCACAGACATGAACGAGCCGCTTGCCAGTGCCGCCGGCAATGGGCTCGAGGTGCGTAACGCCGTCGATTTCCTCACCGGCAAGCACCAGGATGCCCGCCTGAGAGAGGTGACGCTCGCCCTCTGTGCCGAGATTGCCGCCATGACTGGCATTGCGCCCAGCGTTCCAGCGGCCCGCAAGCTGGTGGACGGTGCTCTCGACAGTGGCCGGGCCACCGAGCATTTCAGCAAGATGGTTTCGGCCCTTGGCGGCCCAACCGATTTCGTCACACAGATGGACAAGCACCTCACGCCGGCGCCAATCGTCCGCGACGTGTTCGCCCCGGGGCAGGGGACAATCACGGTCATCGATACCCGTGGTGTCGGTATGGCCGTCGTTGCGCTCGGTGGCGGCCGCACTATGCCGACCGATGCCATCGACCACACGGTTGGCTTCGATCGCCTCGCAGGCCTCGGTGCCAAAGTTGATGCCAGAACGCCTATCGCCCGCATCCATGCGCGCGACGAGGCCTCGGCGGCGGACGCCGAAGCCCGCCTAAAATCCGCCTACCGGCTGGGTGACAGCGCTCCGCTGTTTCCACTGATCGCGGACCGCGTGATGCCGACCCAGTAA